Proteins encoded in a region of the Sugiyamaella lignohabitans strain CBS 10342 chromosome B, complete sequence genome:
- the THP1 gene encoding Thp1p (Nuclear pore-associated protein; component of TREX-2 complex (Sac3p-Thp1p-Sus1p-Cdc31p) involved in transcription elongation and mRNA export from the nucleus; involved in post-transcriptional tethering of active genes to the nuclear periphery and to non-nascent mRNP; contains a PAM domain implicated in protein-protein binding; GO_component: GO:0005635 - nuclear envelope [Evidence IEA]; GO_component: GO:0005635 - nuclear envelope [Evidence IDA] [PMID 12206772]; GO_component: GO:0005643 - nuclear pore [Evidence IDA,IGI] [PMID 12411502]; GO_component: GO:0005634 - nucleus [Evidence IEA]; GO_component: GO:0005634 - nucleus [Evidence IDA] [PMID 11139493]; GO_component: GO:0070390 - transcription export complex 2 [Evidence IDA] [PMID 15311284]; GO_function: GO:0003723 - RNA binding [Evidence IDA] [PMID 12702719]; GO_function: GO:0003690 - double-stranded DNA binding [Evidence IDA] [PMID 12702719]; GO_process: GO:0000282 - cellular bud site selection [Evidence IMP] [PMID 11452010]; GO_process: GO:0031124 - mRNA 3'-end processing [Evidence IMP] [PMID 18614048]; GO_process: GO:0006406 - mRNA export from nucleus [Evidence IMP] [PMID 12411502]; GO_process: GO:0051028 - mRNA transport [Evidence IEA]; GO_process: GO:0071033 - nuclear retention of pre-mRNA at the site of transcription [Evidence IMP] [PMID 18003937]; GO_process: GO:0000973 - posttranscriptional tethering of RNA polymerase II gene DNA at nuclear periphery [Evidence IMP] [PMID 18003937]; GO_process: GO:0006368 - transcription elongation from RNA polymerase II promoter [Evidence IMP] [PMID 11139493]; GO_process: GO:0006283 - transcription-coupled nucleotide-excision repair [Evidence IMP] [PMID 17537816]; GO_process: GO:0006810 - transport [Evidence IEA]): MSVDLWLTRVKEISLIETPVKESSSLLGELFSVDIQNPQVSSLQNDILDNGININQKVDAVDIYDGDWPGFVELTKSYLLFCRDVDPSNMVESFYSYGQFLSDLQTAFSNVRGAILEETVYITTKVVVPQALSLDSQDSQFEMIRTSFLASVLLKIFNSIRGEKSVGEPLTKKTVIIFVATVLCRLYFKLDQPANCASVFSNIHTANIRFSLYSLAQRVEYRYWLGRFYLNKNQLSHSYNHLLWSFKNCHSSSPNKRLILLYLLAPAILLGKIPRYELLQAYNLDSIYWPLIHSIKRANYQQFMTHLESNEAFFYDHRILVLLQSRSVIILYRMILWRLVITSRQLANNDEKAASLVSFPNLQIAVRLSMGSFFPQSAVTDDYQFIESIAVSLISQGFVKANIYPRMKLIRLKPINALPPVHDVHNANELNLTGRERWMET, from the coding sequence ATGTCAGTTGATCTATGGCTAACACGGGTCAAGGAAATATCGCTTATAGAAACGCCAGTCAAAGAATCGTCCAGCTTGCTAGGTGAACTGTTTAGCGTTGATATTCAAAATCCTCAAGTATCATCTCTCCAAAATGATATTCTAGATAACGGAATTAATATCAATCAGAAAGTCGATGCTGTCGATATCTACGATGGTGATTGGCCTGGGTTTGTTGAGCTTACGAAAAGCTACTTGCTCTTTTGTAGAGATGTCGACCCTTCAAACATGGTGGAATCATTTTATTCCTATGGTCAGTTCTTATCCGACTTACAGACTGCATTCTCAAATGTTCGTGGAGCAATTCTTGAAGAGACTGTTTATATTACTACCAAGGTCGTTGTACCACAGGCATTGTCTTTAGATTCGCAGGATTCGCAATTTGAAATGATTCGAACTTCATTCCTTGCCAGTGTGCTTCTTAAGATCTTCAACTCAATCAGAGGAGAAAAATCGGTTGGTGAACCATTGACTAAGAAAACTGTAATCATATTCGTTGCAACTGTTTTATGCAGGTTGTACTTTAAGTTAGATCAACCAGCAAACTGTGCTAGTGTTTTTTCCAATATTCATACTGCTAATATCAGATTCTCCCTCTACAGTTTGGCTCAGCGCGTGGAATATCGATACTGGCTAGGCCGATTTTATttgaacaaaaatcaaTTGTCTCATTCTTATAACCATTTACTATGGTCTTTCAAAAACTGCCATAGTTCTAGTCCTAACAAGCGTCTTATCCTTTTGTACCTTCTAGCCCCAGCGATACTTTTAGGCAAAATTCCGCGATACGAATTATTACAGGCGTACAACCTGGACTCGATTTACTGGCCCTTAATTCACAGTATAAAGAGAGCCAATTATCAGCAATTTATGACTCACTTGGAGAGTAACGAAGCTTTTTTCTATGACCATCGAATATTAGTACTGTTGCAATCTCGATCGGTCATAATTCTCTATAGAATGATACTCTGGCGGCTAGTCATTACAAGCAGACAGTTGGCtaataatgatgaaaaAGCGGCATCACTCGTATCCTTCCCAAATTTGCAAATCGCTGTTAGGCTTTCAATGGGGTCCTTTTTTCCTCAAAGTGCCGTTACTGACGACTACCAATTTATCGAAAGCATTGCCGTTAGTCTGATTAGCCAAGGTTTTGTTAAAGCAAATATCTATCCTCGGATGAAATTAATCAGACTGAAACCAATCAACGCGTTACCCCCTGTACACGACGTTCACAATGCTAATGAGCTTAATCTAACTGGGAGGGAAAGGTGGATGGAAACGTAA
- the APE1 gene encoding Ape1p (Vacuolar aminopeptidase yscI; zinc metalloproteinase that belongs to the peptidase family M18; often used as a marker protein in studies of autophagy and cytosol to vacuole targeting (CVT) pathway; protein increases in abundance and relative distribution to cytoplasmic foci increases upon DNA replication stress; GO_component: GO:0005737 - cytoplasm [Evidence IDA] [PMID 22842922]; GO_component: GO:0000324 - fungal-type vacuole [Evidence IDA] [PMID 1400574]; GO_component: GO:0005773 - vacuole [Evidence IEA,IEA]; GO_function: GO:0004177 - aminopeptidase activity [Evidence IEA,IEA]; GO_function: GO:0016787 - hydrolase activity [Evidence IEA]; GO_function: GO:0046872 - metal ion binding [Evidence IEA]; GO_function: GO:0070006 - metalloaminopeptidase activity [Evidence IDA] [PMID 3882418]; GO_function: GO:0008237 - metallopeptidase activity [Evidence IEA]; GO_function: GO:0008233 - peptidase activity [Evidence IEA]; GO_function: GO:0008270 - zinc ion binding [Evidence IEA]; GO_process: GO:0006508 - proteolysis [Evidence IEA,IEA]; GO_process: GO:0007039 - vacuolar protein catabolic process [Evidence ISS] [PMID 2651436]; GO_process: GO:0007039 - vacuolar protein catabolic process [Evidence ISS] [PMID 2689224]), translating into MGNNYSEAFIKAIYENPTVYHWCNYTSEFLTARGFQYLPERENWDGKIKRGGSYYTTRNGSSIVAFKIGSKWKLGDNGVGVIGCHIDALTAKIKPISKKAFKQGYRQLGVAPYSGGMSSVWWDRDLSIGGRVIVKSQDGSFSTKLAHVEHPIARIPTLAEHFGKPSEGPFNKETQMTPIIGHETTDEDNATDEEKKSPLYGRHDIKLLRAIAQNVGVSVSELYQLELELFDSQPGALGGLDREFMFCPRLDDKLCSFGAIQALVETSAPSDAINCVALFDNEEIGSLLRQGAKGGLFQHAIQRVFQQLGDFDDDYLRQTFANSFFISSDVTHAVNPNFSDSYLENHKPKLNTGLVVKLDPNGHTTSDGVSTAFIEEVARRTGNKLQYFHIRNDGVSGGTIGPMFSSATGIRSVDAGIPQLSMHSIRATTGSRDLELGVKMYSGFFNTWTSVDADFRKGDI; encoded by the coding sequence ATGGGGAATAACTACTCTGAAGCTTTTATAAAAGCTATTTATGAGAATCCTACGGTGTACCATTGGTGCAATTACACCTCGGAATTCTTGACAGCCCGGGGGTTTCAGTATCTTCCTGAACGAGAGAATTGGGatggaaaaataaaacgAGGTGGAAGCTACTATACTACTCGGAATGGCTCATCAATTGTGGCTTTTAAGATTGGGTCGAAATGGAAATTGGGAGATAATGGTGTCGGCGTGATTGGTTGTCATATCGATGCCCTTACAGCTAAGATTAAGCCCATTTCCAAAAAGGCGTTTAAGCAAGGCTACCGTCAGCTGGGGGTGGCTCCATATTCTGGTGGTATGTCCAGCGTTTGGTGGGACCGAGATCTTAGTATTGGCGGAAGGGTGATTGTGAAATCACAAGATGGCTCGTTTTCGACTAAGCTCGCCCATGTTGAACATCCGATAGCGAGAATTCCTACTTTAGCGGAGCACTTTGGAAAACCTTCGGAGGGTCCGTTTAACAAGGAAACTCAAATGACACCAATTATTGGGCATGAGACCACTGACGAAGACAACGCTactgacgaagaaaagaagTCCCCGCTTTACGGGCGTCACGATATAAAATTACTCAGAGCTATTGCCCAAAATGTCGGCGTTAGTGTCAGTGAACTTTATCAGCTTGAACTCGAATTATTTGACTCCCAACCTGGCGCTCTGGGGGGTCTTGACAGAGAGTTTATGTTTTGTCCTCGGTTAGATGACAAGCTATGCTCTTTTGGTGCCATTCAGGCCCTCGTGGAGACTTCTGCTCCTTCTGATGCGATCAATTGTGTGGCATTGtttgataatgaagaaaTTGGATCGCTATTGAGACAGGGCGCTAAAGGTGGTCTTTTCCAGCATGCAATTCAACGCGTGTTTCAACAATTAGGTGATTTTGATGACGACTACTTGCGTCAAACATTTGCCAATTCATTCTTTATCTCATCTGATGTGACACATGCTGTCAATCCCAACTTCAGCGATTCTTATCTTGAAAATCACAAACCAAAGCTCAACACTGGTTTAGTAGTCAAGTTGGATCCCAATGGACATACAACTAGTGACGGAGTTTCTACGGCCTTTATAGAGGAAGTAGCACGAAGAACTGGTAACAAACTTCAATACTTCCATATTCGAAATGATGGCGTATCAGGCGGTACCATTGGACCTATGTTTTCATCTGCCACCGGAATCCGTTCCGTTGATGCGGGAATCCCTCAGCTGTCCATGCATTCTATCAGGGCAACTACTGGTTCGAGAGACCTGGAGCTTGGTGTAAAGATGTACAGTGGATTTTTCAACACTTGGACTTCCGTGGATGCAGACTTTCGTAAGGGTGACATTTAA